A window of Streptomyces gilvosporeus contains these coding sequences:
- a CDS encoding TetR/AcrR family transcriptional regulator, which translates to MKLTKERIVDAGMATFAEVGYHGLSMRRVAERLGAHAGSLYYHVRGKDELLALMADRVCRRAYDAGTAALAALPPEATWHDEIAAQATALRHSIRQHPGGAVLLADSPGMLSSGALSLMERLLQTLLDAGVPAAHCIVAADTLLSHVTGFVLQERDTSPTPPVTAEVYADLRTRFPLLIERMPRLSRDETFQRSVRLLCAGFATLVEE; encoded by the coding sequence ATGAAGCTCACCAAGGAGCGGATCGTCGACGCCGGTATGGCCACGTTCGCCGAGGTCGGCTACCACGGCCTGTCCATGCGCCGGGTCGCCGAACGACTCGGCGCGCACGCGGGCAGCCTCTACTACCACGTACGCGGCAAGGACGAACTGCTCGCGCTGATGGCCGACCGCGTCTGCCGGCGGGCGTACGACGCCGGTACCGCCGCCCTCGCCGCCCTGCCGCCCGAGGCGACCTGGCACGACGAGATCGCCGCCCAGGCCACGGCGCTGCGCCACAGCATCCGGCAACACCCGGGCGGCGCCGTGCTGTTGGCGGACAGCCCCGGAATGCTGAGCTCCGGCGCGCTGTCCCTGATGGAGCGTCTGCTCCAGACCCTCCTGGACGCGGGTGTGCCCGCCGCGCACTGCATCGTCGCGGCCGACACCCTGCTCAGCCATGTCACCGGATTCGTCCTCCAGGAACGCGACACCTCCCCGACGCCGCCCGTCACCGCCGAGGTCTACGCCGATCTGCGCACGCGCTTTCCGCTGCTCATCGAGCGGATGCCGCGGCTGAGCCGGGACGAGACGTTCCAACGGAGCGTCCGCCTGCTGTGCGCGGGGTTCGCGACCCTCGTCGAGGAGTGA
- a CDS encoding FMN-binding protein yields MRRVVVTAASTSTLVVLLLALKPHHTAGPVGAAGPPGVAPAPTPTGHPHKGTHPAGGTFTGAPIRTTYGTVQVAATVKAGTLTAVKVLRAPSGNGRDREIAGYALPRLTQEALSVHSAHIDAVSGASYTSAGYIRSLQSALDRAGV; encoded by the coding sequence GTGCGCCGAGTCGTTGTGACCGCAGCGTCGACCAGCACCCTGGTCGTCCTGCTGCTCGCCCTCAAACCGCACCACACCGCGGGCCCGGTCGGCGCCGCGGGGCCCCCGGGCGTCGCGCCCGCCCCGACGCCCACCGGGCATCCGCACAAGGGCACCCACCCGGCCGGCGGCACGTTCACCGGCGCCCCGATCCGCACCACCTACGGCACCGTGCAGGTCGCGGCCACCGTCAAGGCGGGGACGCTGACCGCGGTCAAGGTGCTCCGCGCTCCGTCCGGGAACGGCCGGGACCGGGAGATCGCCGGTTACGCCCTACCGCGTCTGACGCAGGAGGCGCTGAGCGTGCACAGCGCCCATATCGACGCGGTGTCCGGCGCCAGCTATACGAGCGCGGGCTATATCCGGTCCCTGCAAAGCGCCCTGGACCGGGCCGGTGTCTGA
- a CDS encoding MoaD/ThiS family protein, protein MKLHFTGTLQRFVDFDPVLTLPAGTLAETLRRAEERYPRLRPVLRDNGGRLRRTHRVVLNGELLASPDDDLMLRDGDTVEILTAIAGG, encoded by the coding sequence ATGAAGCTGCACTTCACCGGCACCTTGCAGCGTTTCGTCGACTTCGACCCCGTGCTCACCCTCCCCGCCGGGACCCTCGCCGAGACGCTGCGCCGGGCGGAGGAACGCTATCCGCGGCTGCGGCCGGTACTGCGCGACAACGGCGGACGGCTGCGCCGGACGCACCGGGTCGTGCTCAACGGCGAACTGCTGGCTTCGCCGGACGACGACCTGATGCTCCGGGACGGCGACACGGTGGAGATCCTCACCGCCATCGCCGGAGGCTGA
- a CDS encoding sensor histidine kinase produces MIRPPRTLRSQLTAGLVALLALVCLAVGVTTVLALQGFLVRRVDQQLSASAGRFATSLEHEKRPDADNRPDTRGQSEGTFGARLLRGTATQAAVVRAAADTRVPLTDGDRRALAALPADGTGHGVRLSALGRYRVTAVPGDDGDVLITGLPLHPVEETVHRLEAVEAAVFGGALLVAGVMGALWVRLSLRPLRRVTTTAASVAELPLASGEVEMPAPVPVTDPRTEVGQVGTALNRMLGHVGNALERRHASEERLRHFAADASHELRTPVANVRGHAELALRHKGPVPGEVRRALERIGAESERMSSLVNDLLLLARLDAGRALEHQPVDLTRLVLDATDDARAAGPDHRWLLDLPETVVTVTGDAHRLHQVIGNLLVNARTHTPAGTTVSVELAADERGTRLTVADNGPGIPADIQPEIFGRFVRADHSRSRAAGSTGLGLAIVQAVATAHGGTVTVTSRPGRTQFVVSLPAQPPG; encoded by the coding sequence ATGATCCGGCCGCCGCGCACGCTGCGCAGCCAGCTCACCGCGGGGCTGGTCGCGCTGCTGGCGCTCGTCTGCCTCGCCGTCGGGGTGACCACGGTCCTCGCGCTCCAGGGATTCCTGGTCCGCCGCGTGGACCAGCAGCTCTCCGCCTCCGCCGGGCGGTTCGCGACGAGTCTGGAGCACGAGAAGCGGCCCGATGCGGACAACCGGCCCGACACCCGGGGCCAGTCCGAGGGCACGTTCGGCGCCCGGCTGCTGCGCGGCACCGCCACCCAGGCGGCGGTGGTGCGTGCGGCGGCGGACACGAGGGTGCCGCTCACCGACGGTGACCGCCGGGCGCTGGCGGCCCTCCCCGCCGACGGCACCGGCCACGGCGTCCGGCTGTCCGCACTCGGGCGCTACCGCGTCACCGCCGTGCCCGGCGACGACGGCGATGTCCTGATCACCGGCCTGCCGCTGCATCCGGTGGAGGAGACGGTGCACCGCCTGGAAGCGGTGGAGGCCGCGGTCTTCGGCGGCGCGCTCCTGGTCGCCGGCGTCATGGGCGCGCTGTGGGTACGGCTGTCGCTGCGACCGCTGCGGCGCGTCACCACCACCGCCGCGAGCGTGGCCGAACTGCCGCTGGCCAGCGGCGAGGTGGAGATGCCGGCGCCGGTACCGGTGACCGATCCGCGCACCGAGGTCGGGCAGGTGGGCACCGCCCTCAACCGTATGCTCGGCCACGTCGGCAACGCCCTGGAGCGCCGCCATGCGAGCGAGGAGCGGCTACGGCACTTCGCCGCCGACGCCAGCCATGAACTGCGCACCCCGGTGGCCAACGTCCGCGGCCATGCGGAACTCGCCCTCCGGCACAAGGGGCCGGTGCCCGGCGAGGTCCGGCGCGCCCTGGAGCGTATCGGGGCCGAGTCGGAACGGATGAGCAGCCTGGTGAACGATCTGCTGCTGCTCGCCCGGCTCGACGCGGGCCGCGCCCTCGAACACCAGCCGGTGGATCTGACCCGCCTGGTGCTCGATGCGACGGACGATGCGCGGGCGGCCGGCCCCGATCACCGGTGGCTGCTGGATCTTCCCGAGACGGTGGTGACCGTCACCGGCGACGCGCACCGACTGCATCAGGTGATCGGAAACCTGCTGGTCAACGCCCGTACGCATACACCGGCGGGGACGACGGTCAGTGTGGAACTGGCGGCCGACGAGCGCGGCACCCGGCTGACCGTCGCGGACAACGGCCCGGGAATCCCGGCCGACATCCAACCCGAGATCTTCGGCCGCTTCGTACGCGCGGACCACAGCCGCTCCCGCGCCGCGGGCAGCACCGGCCTGGGGCTCGCCATCGTGCAGGCCGTGGCCACCGCCCACGGCGGCACGGTCACCGTGACGAGCCGCCCCGGGCGTACGCAGTTCGTGGTGAGCCTTCCCGCGCAACCGCCGGGCTGA
- a CDS encoding ferric reductase-like transmembrane domain-containing protein codes for MSTLSHPRRDAVRRGAPRRPPHLAPLLVLGAVWAGAAGVLALWWTGTASVVGPADWLTGAGRITGLLAGYACAVLVALMARVPLLDHTLGTDRLARWHAHGGRYTLSLALVHTLLIIWGYTLTSHSGVVDETTTLVLDFPDMLKATAGFLLLVATGIVSARAARRRMSYETWHYLHFATYLAVFLTFGHQLSNGADFVGRRPAQLAWYALYGAVAALILWYRFVVPVRRALRHRLRVADVRPEAPGVVSVHLTGERLTELGARPGQFFRWRFLAPGLRWTASPYSLSAPPLPHELRITVKAAGGHSAALARLRPGTRVWAEGPYGAFTAKRRSPEKVLLLAGGVGITPLRALFETLPGEVTLLYRARRPEDLALRGELDAIAAARGAVVHYSVSEPAAYSTPLTARALSRLVPDLAAHEVYLCGPPGMTEAARRALRGAGVPRRHIHHESFEF; via the coding sequence ATGAGCACGCTTTCGCACCCCCGCCGCGATGCCGTCCGCCGCGGCGCGCCCCGCCGGCCGCCGCACCTGGCGCCGCTGCTCGTCCTGGGTGCCGTCTGGGCGGGCGCCGCCGGTGTGCTCGCCCTGTGGTGGACGGGTACGGCGTCGGTGGTGGGGCCGGCGGACTGGCTGACCGGCGCCGGCCGGATCACCGGTCTGCTCGCCGGCTACGCCTGTGCGGTGCTGGTCGCCCTCATGGCACGGGTTCCGCTGCTGGACCACACCCTCGGCACCGACCGGCTGGCGCGCTGGCATGCGCACGGCGGCCGCTACACGCTCTCCCTGGCTCTCGTCCACACCCTGCTGATCATCTGGGGGTACACGCTCACCTCCCACAGCGGCGTGGTCGACGAGACCACCACGCTCGTCCTGGACTTTCCGGACATGCTCAAGGCGACCGCGGGTTTTCTGCTGCTGGTCGCCACCGGCATCGTCTCGGCACGGGCCGCCCGCCGCCGGATGAGCTACGAAACCTGGCACTACCTCCACTTCGCCACGTATCTCGCCGTCTTCCTCACCTTCGGGCACCAGCTCTCCAACGGCGCCGACTTCGTGGGCCGGCGGCCCGCCCAGCTCGCCTGGTACGCCCTGTACGGGGCGGTGGCGGCGCTGATCCTCTGGTACCGCTTCGTGGTTCCCGTACGCCGGGCCCTGCGCCACCGGCTCCGCGTCGCCGACGTCCGCCCGGAGGCGCCGGGTGTGGTGTCGGTCCATCTCACCGGTGAGCGGCTGACCGAACTGGGCGCCCGGCCGGGCCAGTTCTTCCGCTGGCGCTTCCTGGCACCCGGCCTGCGGTGGACCGCCAGCCCCTACTCGCTGTCCGCGCCGCCGCTCCCCCACGAGCTGCGCATCACGGTCAAGGCGGCCGGCGGGCACAGCGCGGCGCTGGCCCGGCTGCGGCCCGGAACCCGGGTGTGGGCCGAGGGCCCGTACGGCGCCTTCACGGCGAAGCGCCGCAGCCCGGAAAAGGTGCTGCTGCTGGCGGGCGGCGTGGGCATCACCCCGCTGCGCGCGCTCTTCGAAACCCTGCCCGGCGAGGTCACGCTCCTGTACCGGGCGCGGCGCCCCGAGGACCTGGCGCTGCGCGGCGAGCTCGATGCGATTGCCGCCGCCCGGGGCGCGGTCGTCCACTACTCCGTCAGCGAACCGGCCGCCTACTCCACGCCGTTGACGGCCCGCGCCCTGAGCCGCCTGGTACCGGATCTCGCCGCCCACGAGGTGTATCTGTGCGGCCCGCCCGGTATGACCGAGGCCGCGCGGCGTGCCCTGCGCGGCGCCGGTGTGCCGCGGCGCCATATCCACCACGAGTCGTTCGAGTTCTGA
- a CDS encoding IclR family transcriptional regulator produces the protein MGTTEGTDDVGCRPVLAVGAAEATGVVHRVGVIVAELAQARMPMSLAELTCRTGLPKTTVHRLLAALCGIGLVRRGDAGYALGPAAPPLRAPAPGRDPFALPRRCFLPHLVELYEQTHQMVSLCILVGDEVVFLERIYGPGRADDGLVDAERLPARLTAAGRVLLAFSRTVRPDGAGAAPHAGLERCLADIRRRRVAVLAAACQPGVICAAAPVVGRTGRVVAAVEIAAGAAALGVTAMIDQVHRTARTISAAARRLG, from the coding sequence ATGGGTACGACGGAGGGGACGGATGACGTCGGATGTCGGCCTGTACTGGCGGTCGGCGCTGCCGAGGCCACCGGTGTGGTGCACCGAGTCGGCGTGATCGTGGCCGAACTGGCGCAGGCGCGCATGCCGATGTCGCTTGCGGAGCTGACCTGCCGGACCGGTCTGCCCAAGACCACGGTTCACCGACTGCTGGCCGCGTTGTGCGGCATCGGCCTCGTGCGCCGGGGCGACGCCGGTTATGCGCTCGGACCGGCCGCGCCCCCGCTGCGGGCCCCCGCGCCCGGCCGGGATCCCTTCGCGCTGCCGCGGCGGTGCTTCCTGCCGCATCTGGTCGAGCTGTACGAGCAGACGCACCAGATGGTCAGTCTGTGCATTCTCGTGGGCGACGAGGTGGTGTTCCTGGAGCGGATCTACGGGCCCGGCCGGGCGGACGACGGTCTCGTCGACGCCGAGCGGCTGCCGGCGCGGCTCACGGCTGCCGGTCGTGTGCTGCTGGCTTTCTCCCGGACCGTACGGCCCGACGGCGCCGGGGCCGCGCCGCATGCGGGGCTGGAGCGGTGTCTGGCCGATATCCGGCGCCGCCGGGTCGCCGTCCTGGCCGCCGCGTGCCAGCCCGGTGTGATCTGCGCGGCCGCTCCGGTGGTCGGCCGCACGGGCCGGGTGGTCGCCGCGGTGGAGATCGCCGCGGGCGCCGCGGCCCTCGGGGTGACGGCGATGATCGATCAGGTGCACCGGACCGCGCGGACCATTTCCGCGGCGGCCCGCCGCCTCGGTTGA
- a CDS encoding PP2C family protein-serine/threonine phosphatase has protein sequence MRAPRVGRTTVGRWCLRHLQLLPVAILVVGALIDYNTPPHFSAEAFYTAAPMTAAALLSLRATILAGLGACAADVALLAHFGFIGEAGGLSELAAVMTVSAFAIVVNRLMYYSNVRLRSARRIALAVQRAVLPQLPTSIGPLRIAVRYRAAAKDAQIGGDLYSAQDTPYGVRCLVGDVRGKGMDAVRVVAVAMGVFREAAEEEPTLVGIAARLERALLRERARRTGPERTEGFVTGILVEIPHRGEELRLVNRGHPAPLLLHAGRVHSAEPSEPALPLGLAELGADQDRAETVPFPLGSTLLLYTDGLNEARNRAGRFYDPAARLAGRDFPGPDELLDTLLTEVSHHTGGRITDDLALLAVTHGSG, from the coding sequence GTGAGAGCACCGAGGGTGGGGCGCACCACCGTCGGACGCTGGTGTCTGCGCCACCTCCAGCTGCTGCCCGTCGCCATCCTCGTCGTCGGTGCCCTGATCGACTACAACACTCCCCCGCATTTCAGTGCGGAGGCGTTCTACACGGCCGCGCCGATGACCGCCGCCGCGCTGCTGTCGTTGCGCGCGACGATCCTGGCGGGTCTCGGCGCCTGTGCCGCCGACGTCGCGCTCCTCGCCCACTTCGGCTTCATCGGGGAGGCCGGTGGGCTGAGTGAGCTGGCGGCGGTCATGACCGTCTCGGCCTTCGCCATCGTGGTCAACCGCCTCATGTACTACAGCAACGTGCGGCTCCGGTCCGCCCGCAGAATCGCCCTCGCCGTGCAGCGCGCCGTACTGCCGCAGCTGCCGACCTCGATCGGTCCCCTGCGGATCGCGGTGCGCTACCGGGCCGCGGCGAAGGACGCACAGATCGGCGGCGACCTGTACAGCGCGCAGGACACTCCGTACGGCGTGCGCTGTCTGGTCGGCGATGTGCGAGGCAAGGGCATGGACGCGGTCAGGGTGGTGGCCGTGGCCATGGGGGTGTTCCGGGAAGCCGCCGAGGAGGAACCCACGCTCGTCGGGATCGCCGCCAGGCTGGAGCGGGCGCTGCTGCGGGAGAGAGCGCGGCGCACGGGACCCGAGCGGACGGAGGGGTTCGTCACCGGCATTCTCGTCGAGATTCCGCACCGCGGCGAGGAACTGCGGCTGGTCAACCGCGGCCACCCGGCGCCGCTGCTGCTGCACGCCGGCCGGGTGCACAGCGCGGAACCGTCCGAACCGGCCCTCCCCCTGGGCCTGGCGGAACTGGGCGCCGACCAGGACCGGGCCGAGACGGTGCCCTTCCCCCTGGGATCGACCCTCCTCCTGTACACCGACGGCCTGAACGAGGCACGCAACCGCGCCGGGCGCTTCTACGACCCCGCGGCCCGGCTGGCCGGACGCGACTTCCCCGGACCCGACGAGCTGCTCGACACCCTCCTCACCGAGGTCAGCCACCACACCGGCGGGCGCATCACCGACGACCTGGCACTGCTCGCGGTCACCCACGGCAGCGGGTGA
- a CDS encoding FAD:protein FMN transferase has translation MSEDRCGLRHVEHAMGTVFSFDIRDSRTAAIEAALSDAVAWLHHVDAVFSTYRSDSAISRLGRGEIALDACSSEVREVLDRCARATRATDGWFSPTPGGALDPSGLVKGWAIERAWQMLRAAGARHFCVNGGGDLQFSGESAPGTPWRIGIAHPLRPGELYAVVTGNDLAVATSGTAERGAHILNPHTGAPAAGLASVTVVGSRLTPTDVFATAAFAMGERARDWLEHLDGYEGFAVLPDGRSWRTRGFPGRFTDT, from the coding sequence GTGTCTGAGGACCGGTGCGGTCTGCGCCATGTCGAGCACGCGATGGGCACGGTGTTCTCGTTCGACATCCGCGACTCCCGCACCGCCGCCATCGAGGCCGCCCTGAGCGACGCCGTCGCCTGGCTCCATCATGTCGACGCGGTCTTCTCCACCTACCGCAGCGACAGCGCCATCAGCCGACTGGGGCGCGGCGAGATCGCACTCGACGCCTGCTCGTCCGAGGTACGTGAGGTCCTGGACCGGTGCGCACGGGCAACGCGCGCCACCGACGGATGGTTCAGCCCCACACCCGGCGGCGCCCTGGATCCCTCCGGTCTGGTGAAGGGATGGGCCATCGAACGCGCCTGGCAGATGCTGCGCGCGGCGGGGGCGCGCCACTTCTGTGTCAACGGCGGCGGCGATCTCCAGTTCAGCGGGGAGTCCGCGCCCGGCACACCGTGGCGCATCGGTATCGCCCACCCGCTGCGCCCCGGCGAGCTGTACGCCGTCGTCACCGGCAACGACCTGGCCGTCGCCACCTCGGGCACCGCCGAACGCGGCGCCCACATCCTCAACCCCCACACCGGAGCTCCGGCCGCGGGACTGGCCTCCGTCACGGTGGTCGGCAGCCGGCTGACCCCGACCGACGTCTTTGCCACGGCGGCCTTCGCCATGGGCGAGCGGGCGCGGGACTGGCTCGAACACCTCGACGGCTACGAGGGCTTCGCCGTCCTGCCCGACGGCCGGTCGTGGCGCACGCGGGGCTTTCCGGGGCGGTTCACCGACACATAG
- a CDS encoding response regulator transcription factor: MHPHRTPAHLRSADGSPVRVLVVDDEPDLTEVLCGALSSEGWQVRSAADGAGALTLARTFRPHAVVLDWMLPDLDGLRVLHLLRQELETVCVLFLTARDSVEDRIAGITAGGDDYVTKPFSLEEVLARLRGLLRRAGMAREPDGDRLVVGDLVMDEEAREVIRGDELVELSRTEFELLRFLMRNPRRVLSKAQILDRVWSYDFGGRSHVVELYISYLRKKIDAGRTPMIHTVRGVGYVLKPESS, encoded by the coding sequence ATGCACCCCCATCGCACCCCCGCCCACCTGCGCAGCGCCGACGGTTCACCGGTACGCGTCCTGGTCGTCGACGACGAGCCGGACCTCACCGAAGTGCTCTGCGGCGCCCTGTCGAGCGAGGGCTGGCAGGTCCGCAGCGCGGCCGACGGAGCCGGGGCGCTCACCCTCGCCCGTACCTTCCGCCCGCACGCCGTCGTCCTGGACTGGATGCTGCCCGACCTGGACGGCCTGCGAGTGCTGCACCTGCTGCGCCAAGAGCTGGAGACGGTCTGTGTCCTCTTCCTGACCGCCCGTGACTCCGTCGAGGACCGGATCGCAGGCATCACCGCCGGGGGCGACGACTATGTGACCAAGCCGTTCAGCCTGGAAGAGGTGCTGGCGCGGCTGCGCGGACTGCTGCGCCGGGCCGGCATGGCCCGGGAGCCGGACGGGGACCGGCTGGTCGTCGGCGACCTGGTGATGGACGAGGAGGCCCGGGAGGTCATCCGCGGCGATGAGCTCGTCGAGCTGTCGCGTACCGAGTTCGAGCTGCTGAGATTCCTGATGCGCAATCCGCGGCGGGTGCTGTCCAAGGCGCAGATCCTCGACCGGGTCTGGTCCTACGACTTCGGTGGCCGCTCCCATGTCGTCGAGCTCTACATCAGCTATCTGCGCAAGAAGATCGACGCCGGACGGACCCCGATGATCCATACCGTCCGCGGGGTCGGATACGTCCTCAAACCGGAGTCGTCATGA
- a CDS encoding sensor histidine kinase, whose protein sequence is MRPFHRLRPDLASLRWKIAALAAATACLVVAAVGVLVHLWTAQDIRSRAEAQAFNGVYSAMDVYRRTGTLADGAELDPADLPAALRHPADDKRHTAYDGHVDAGANAGPTMWAAQRTGGPGSRVLAIRVNMSNDFHTLRQLDVTMAVASLAALAAAAPLAVYGAGLLARRLRRVSKTAGRISAGDLDARTGPTKGRDEVADIAATVDLMADSLGQRLRTERQFTADVAHELRTPVGGLLAAVDLLPPGETEDLLRARVRDLRGLVEDLLEISRLDAGAEQPIRARVPLGAVVSEAVTRTGLDTEVTVAEVIGGEDIGGEVIGGEADAARTVETDPRRLERIVGNLVVNAHRHGDTPVRVIVEGRTVVVRDHGPGFPKDLLLHGPRRFHTGATERGSGHGLGLTIALGQSRLLGAELRLDNAPDGGAVATLRLPD, encoded by the coding sequence GTGCGTCCGTTCCACCGGCTGCGGCCGGACCTCGCGTCCCTGCGCTGGAAGATCGCCGCGCTGGCCGCGGCCACCGCCTGCCTGGTCGTGGCCGCGGTGGGCGTGCTGGTGCACCTGTGGACCGCGCAGGACATCCGCTCCCGGGCCGAGGCACAGGCGTTCAACGGCGTGTACTCGGCCATGGACGTCTACCGCCGTACCGGAACACTGGCGGACGGCGCCGAGCTCGATCCGGCCGACCTGCCCGCCGCCCTGCGCCACCCGGCCGACGACAAACGGCACACGGCCTACGACGGGCACGTCGACGCGGGCGCGAACGCGGGGCCGACCATGTGGGCCGCCCAGCGGACCGGCGGCCCCGGCAGCCGGGTCCTGGCCATCCGCGTCAACATGAGCAACGACTTCCACACGCTGCGCCAACTCGACGTGACCATGGCGGTCGCCTCGCTGGCCGCGCTCGCGGCGGCCGCGCCCCTCGCGGTCTACGGGGCCGGGCTGCTCGCCCGCAGGCTGCGGCGGGTCTCCAAGACCGCGGGCCGGATCTCCGCCGGGGACCTCGACGCCCGGACCGGGCCCACCAAGGGCCGCGACGAGGTGGCCGACATCGCCGCCACCGTCGACCTCATGGCCGACAGCCTCGGCCAACGGCTGCGCACCGAGCGGCAGTTCACCGCGGATGTGGCCCACGAGCTGCGCACCCCCGTCGGCGGTCTGCTGGCCGCCGTCGACCTGCTGCCGCCCGGTGAGACGGAGGATCTGCTCCGTGCCCGGGTGCGCGATCTGCGCGGTCTGGTCGAGGACCTGCTGGAGATCTCGCGGCTGGACGCGGGCGCCGAACAGCCGATCCGTGCCCGGGTGCCGCTCGGCGCCGTCGTCTCCGAGGCCGTGACGCGCACCGGCCTCGACACCGAGGTCACCGTTGCGGAGGTCATCGGTGGTGAGGACATCGGAGGCGAGGTCATCGGTGGTGAGGCGGACGCCGCTCGCACCGTGGAGACCGACCCGCGCCGCCTGGAGCGGATCGTCGGCAATCTCGTCGTCAACGCCCACCGGCACGGCGACACACCGGTGCGGGTCATCGTAGAGGGCCGTACGGTCGTCGTACGCGATCACGGCCCCGGCTTCCCGAAGGACCTGCTGCTGCACGGCCCGCGCCGCTTCCACACGGGCGCCACGGAGCGCGGCTCCGGCCACGGCCTGGGCCTGACCATCGCCCTGGGACAGTCCCGGCTGCTGGGCGCCGAGCTGCGCCTGGACAACGCCCCGGACGGCGGCGCCGTCGCCACCCTGCGCCTGCCGGACTGA
- a CDS encoding nuclear transport factor 2 family protein, whose protein sequence is MDDKILTPLDRMLAERACERIIVDFVHRLDLGEPGSVAELFTHDGIWHWPHGDRRIAGREALHTYFASRPADRLSRRLMTNILVTVESATEARALSYLTTYRVDGYSGGMVEPRIPTNVGHYEDTFRRVDGTWLLATRTVFLPFGAAGGTERLPAAHAPRA, encoded by the coding sequence ATGGACGACAAGATCCTCACCCCCCTCGACCGGATGCTCGCGGAACGCGCCTGTGAGCGGATCATCGTGGACTTCGTGCACCGTCTCGACCTCGGCGAACCGGGCTCGGTGGCGGAGCTGTTCACGCACGACGGCATCTGGCACTGGCCGCACGGCGACCGCCGTATCGCGGGCCGGGAGGCCCTGCACACCTACTTCGCCTCCCGCCCGGCGGACCGGCTCTCGCGCCGTCTGATGACGAACATCCTGGTCACCGTGGAGTCCGCGACGGAGGCCCGCGCCCTCTCCTACCTGACGACGTACCGGGTCGACGGCTACAGCGGCGGAATGGTCGAGCCCCGCATCCCGACCAACGTCGGCCACTACGAGGACACCTTCCGCAGGGTCGACGGCACCTGGCTCCTCGCCACCCGCACCGTCTTCCTCCCCTTCGGCGCCGCCGGCGGCACGGAGCGGCTCCCCGCCGCGCACGCGCCCCGCGCATGA
- the cseB gene encoding two-component system response regulator CseB: MRRSFTVALERYGYEMKAAADGLSGLELFRDEDFDLLILDVMLPGLDGIGLCRRVRETSLVPVLMMSARGDGLDVVAGLEAGADDYVVKPVDTYVLVARIRSLLRRATYAPVPGPGRAAGEASPPEADVLVFGDLTLDTAGMEVFVSGSPVALTPTELKLLLEFAAHPGVVLERHTLLREVWEYGWDGDSRVVDLCVQRLRRKLGRDRIETVRGFGYKLRR, encoded by the coding sequence ATGCGCCGGTCCTTCACCGTCGCCCTGGAGCGCTACGGATACGAGATGAAGGCCGCGGCCGACGGGCTCTCGGGGCTGGAGCTCTTCCGGGACGAGGACTTCGACCTGCTGATCCTGGATGTGATGCTGCCCGGTCTGGACGGGATCGGCCTGTGCCGCAGAGTCCGGGAGACGAGCCTGGTACCGGTGCTGATGATGTCCGCCCGTGGCGACGGGCTCGATGTCGTCGCCGGTCTGGAGGCCGGGGCGGACGACTACGTGGTCAAGCCCGTGGACACCTACGTCCTCGTGGCACGCATCCGCTCGCTGCTGCGGCGGGCGACCTACGCACCCGTCCCGGGACCCGGACGCGCCGCGGGCGAGGCGTCGCCGCCCGAGGCGGACGTGCTGGTCTTCGGGGACCTGACCCTCGACACCGCCGGTATGGAGGTGTTCGTCTCCGGAAGCCCGGTGGCGCTGACCCCGACCGAACTGAAGCTGCTCCTGGAGTTCGCCGCCCACCCCGGCGTCGTACTGGAGCGGCACACCCTGCTGCGTGAGGTGTGGGAGTACGGCTGGGACGGCGACAGCCGGGTCGTGGACCTGTGTGTGCAGCGGCTGCGCAGGAAGCTGGGCCGGGACCGGATCGAGACGGTCCGCGGCTTCGGCTACAAGCTGAGGCGCTGA